In Colletotrichum higginsianum IMI 349063 chromosome 3, whole genome shotgun sequence, a genomic segment contains:
- a CDS encoding Lon protease-like protein, with protein sequence MARSQTTTLPVIPLARGTILLPGVAHRIPVTAARPDIPALLANVYTRAASAAPNERIDAIPIACVPVSSPFVGPNGQLLIQDADQMDESLIKEVDPGTARKSDLFNYGVAARITGIEGRGTAEFALRVEGIARVRVEKVTQERPHFEAKVKYFHDEVATDAQMQELFSLLKLRSRELVTILRISALLPRSPDSPGGLSPLLTRRLEMFINKKELKEAGQLADFMANIVEASYEEKLEVLAALDVKVRLSKVIELLDRQVSGIKNNFKITTFTSVPVQFLDKINDKASRRVGSNGAAVPPNTMFPPGPNGVIGPNQDDEQEPNELEELKKKLDKAGLPPDAAKMADRELRRLKKMMPGNQEYQVTRTWLDVLAEIPWSATTDDRLGPDTLARARKQLDEDHYGLDKVKKRLIEYLAVLRLKQSINDNVDEQIKKAEQEAVPPKSETEEESQKKEAADADLEERTKLANTKIDVLRSKRMVDRSPIMLLAGPPGVGKTSLARSVATALGRKFHRISLGGVRDEAEIRGHRRTYVAAMPGLIVQGLRKVGVANPVFLLDEIDKLGMSNHQGDPSAAMLEVLDPEQNNSFTDHYVGLPVDLSKVLFIATANSLDTIPAPLLDRMETIYLPGYTTLEKRHIAMQHLVPKQIRVNGLSEDQVNFDKDVVSKIIESYTRESGVRNLEREIGSVCRAKAVEFAEAKDGGQLETYRPQLTVNDIEEILGIEKFEEEIAEKTSKPGIVTGLVAYSSGGNGSILFIEVADMPGNGSVQLTGKLGDVLKESVEVALSWVKAHAYELGLTSEPAANIMKERSIHVHCPSGSIPKDGPSSGMAQAIALISLFSGKPVPPTMAMTGEISLRGRVTAVGGIKEKLIGALRAGVKTVLLPAQNRKDVKDLPQEVKDGLEILHVNHVWEAIRLVWPDSQWPGAEPFPPIESRL encoded by the exons ATGGCGCGATCTCAAACAACCACCCTCCCCGTCATCCCCCTCGCCCGTGGCACCATCCTTCTGCCGGGCGTTGCACACCGCATccccgtcaccgccgcccgccccgaCATCCCCGCTCTCCTCGCCAACGTGTACacccgcgccgcctccgccgccccgaACGAGCGCATCGACGCCATCCCCATCGCTTGCGTCCCCGTTTCCTCCCCCTTTGTCGGTCCCAATGGCCAACTCCTCATTCAAGATGCCGATCAGATGGACGAGTCTCTCATCAAGGAGGTCGACCCGGGAACCGCCCGCAAGTCCGACCTCTTCAACTACGGTGTCGCCGCCCGTATCACCGGCATCGAGGGGAGGGGCACAGCCGAGTTCGCTTTGCGTGTAGAGGGTATTGCGAGAGTCCGTGTAGAGAAGGTCACCCAGGAGAGGCCGCACTTTGAAGCCAAGGTCAAGTACTTCCATGACGAAG TCGCCACGGACGCCCAGATGCAAGAactcttctccctcctcaaGCTGAGGTCGAGAGAACTCGTAACGATCCTTCGCATATCCGCACTCCTTCCCAGAAGCCCAGATAGCCCCGGCGGCCTGTCGCCCCTGTTGACTCGGAGGCTCGAAATGTTCATCAATAAGAAGGAGCTAAAGGAAGCCGGTCAACTTGCCGACTTCATGGCCAATATCGTTGAGGCCTCGTAtgaggagaagctcgaggttctggccgccctcgacgtcaaGGTCCGCCTGTCCAAGGTCATTGAGCTGCTGGACCGTCAGGTTAGCGGCATCAAGAACAACTTCAAGATCACCACATTCACCAGTGTGCCCGTGCAATTCCTCGACAAGATCAACGACAAGGCTTCACGTCGCGTCGGTTCCAACGGCGCTGCGGTACCGCCCAACACCATGTTTCCCCCCGGCCCCAACGGCGTCATAGGCCCGAACCAGGACGACGAACAGGAGCCCAACGAGCTGGAAgagctcaagaagaagctggacaAGGCCGGGCTTCCCCCTGACGCGGCCAAAATGGCCGACAGGGAGCTGCGAAGGCTCAAGAAAATGATGCCTGGCAACCAAGAATACCAGGTCACTCGGACATGGCTGGACGTGCTTGCCGAGATTCCTTGGTCTGCGACCACAGACGACAGGCTGGGGCCCGACACACTTGCCAGAGCCCGAAagcagctggacgaggaTCACTATGGCCTGGACAAGGTCAAGAAGCGCCTGATCGAGTATCTGGCCGTGCTCCGGCTCAAGCAGTCCATCAACGACAATGTTGACGAGCAGATCAAGAAGGCAGAGCAGGAGGCAGTCCCTCCCAAgtccgagacggaggaggagtcccagaagaaggaggccgccgatgctgACTTGGAGGAGCGCACGAAGCTAGCCAACACCAAGATCGACGTGCTCCGATCAAAGCGAATGGTCGACAGGTCCCCCATCATGCTGTTGGCCGGCCCTCCTGGTGTAGGCAAGACAAGTCTGGCCAGGTCTGTCGCCACGGCCCTGGGCCGGAAGTTCCACCGTATCTCGCTTGGCGGTGTCAGAGATGAAGCCGAGATCCGCGGTCATCGACGGACCTACGTGGCAGCCATGCCCGGTCTAATTGTTCAGGGCTTGAGAAAGGTCGGCGTGGCGAACCCTGtgttcctcctcgacgagatAGACAAGTTGGGCATGTCCAACCACCAGGGGGACCCGTCCGCAGCCATGCTTGAGGTCCTGGATCCTGAGCAGAACAACTCGTTCACGGACCACTACGTCGGTTTGCCCGTTGACCTTAGCAAGGTCTTGTTCATCGCCACCGCCAACAGCCTCGACACCATTCCTGCGCCGCTCCTCGACAGGATGGAGACAATCTATCTGCCGGGCTACACGACGCTCGAGAAACGCCACATCGCCATGCAACACCTTGTGCCTAAGCAGATCCGGGTCAACGGGCTCTCCGAGGACCAAGTCAACTTTGACAAGGATGTCGTGTCCAAGATTATTGAGTCATACACTCGTGAATCAGGGGTTCGCAACCTTGAGCGCGAGATTGGCTCCGTCTGTCgtgccaaggccgtcgagttTGCCGAAGCCAAGGATGGGGGGCAGCTCGAGACGTACAGGCCGCAACTGACGGTCAACGACATTGAGGAAATCCTGGGCATAGAAAAGTTCGAGGAAGAAATTGCCGAGAAGACGAGCAAACCAGGCATCGTGACGGGTCTGGTGGCGTACAGCTCGGGCGGTAACGGCAGTATCCTGTTCATCGAGGTTGCCGACATGCCTGGAAACGGCAGCGTGCAGCTTACCGGCAAGCTGGGAGACGTCCTCAAGGAGAgcgtcgaggtcgccctGTCGTGGGTCAAGGCCCACGCGTACGAGCTGGGCCTGACATCGGAGccggccgccaacatcatgAAGGAGCGCAGCATCCACGTCCATTGCCCCTCGGGTTCGATTCCCAAGGACGGGCCCAGCAGCGGGATGGCACAGGCGATTGCCCTTATTTCCTTGTTTTCCGGCAAACCAGTCCCTCCCACGATGGCCATGACG GGTGAAATCTCTTTGCGGGGCCGTGTAACTGCCGTCGGAGGcatcaaggagaagctcaTCGGCGCCCTCCGAGCCGGCGTCAAGACGGTTCTTCTCCCTGCGCAGAATCGGAAGGATGTAAAAGATCTCCCCCAGGAGGTCAAGGACGGCCTGGAGATCCTTCACGTCAA TCATGTCTGGGAGGCCATCCGGCTCGTCTGGCCCGATTCCCAGTGGCCCGGCGCTGAGCCCTTCCCGCCCATTGAGAGTCGGCTGTAA
- a CDS encoding replication factor-a protein, with protein MTSYGGFTKTPYGAQGGDDAGGFVYGGSQQGSQGGGKAYSEESLRPVTIKQIIDADEAYPGADFKIDGATVTQVTFVAQIRQISPQPTNITLKLDDGTGLIEVKKWVDTDKKDDADANLEVEGYVRVWGRLKSFNNKRHVGAHFIRPVTDFNEVNYHLLEATYVHLYFSKGPVNGAGAGGADGMFVDGDDSYGSGAGAGAGAGGNSGQADKLRGCSAAAQKIFNFINNSPGGNEGVNINRIVSGTGLSAQSVVAAADDLLGNGLIYPTVDDETWAILDY; from the exons ATGA CTTCATACGGCGGCTTCACGAAAACGCCCTACGGCGCCCAGggaggcgacgatgccggcggaTTCGTCTACGGTGGCTCTCAGCAGGGCAGCCAGGGCGGTGGCAAGGCCTACAGCGAGGAATCCCTCCGCCCCGTCACCATCAAGCAGATCattgacgccgacgaggcctaCCCAGGTGCCGATTTCAAGATTGACGGCGCCACCGTCACACAA GTAACTTTTGTAGCCCAGATCCGCCAAATCTCGCCGCAGCCGACAAACATTACCctcaagctcgacgacggcaccggcctTATCGAGGTCAAGAAGTGGGTCGACACagacaagaaggacgacgccgacgccaaccTCGAGGTTGAGGGCTACGTCCGCGTCTGGGGCCGCCTCAAGTCCTTCAACAACAAGCgccacgtcggcgcccaCTTCATCCGCCCCGTCACCGACTTCAACGAGGTCAACTACCACCTCCTGGAGGCCACCTACGTCCACCTCTACTTTTCCAAGGGCCCGGTCAATGGtgctggcgccggcggcgctgaTGGCATGttcgttgacggcgacgattcatacggcagcggcgccggtgccggtgccggtgccggcgggaACTCCGGGCAGGCCGACAAGCTCAGAGGctgctccgccgccgcgcaaAAGATTTTCAACTTTATCAACAACTCGCCCGGTGGCAACGAGGGCGTGAACATCAACAGGATCGTAAGCGGGACTGGCCTCAGTGCTCAGAGCGTGGTGGCTGCTGCGGACGACCTGCTCGGCAATGGTCTGATTTATCCGACGGTCGATGACGAGACGTGGGCCATTTTGGATTACTAG